GCACGCATCGCAGTCCTTTTTTCCCGGCACCTTGACCAGTTTACACAAGTCTCCAAACTGCCGTCGAACGGCCACCTGTTCTTCAGTGCTCCACAACCTTTTGTGCCTCTTCTGTGGTTTTGTGGTAGACGGGGTTTGTTTGTGTGACGGTTTTTGGTGAACTGGAGATGTTGGGGCAACCTCGTCATGAACGCTGCTTCTGTGAACAGTCGGGACCACCTGCGCACTCATAGAAGTCTTCGGCGGGCTAGTCGGGTAAGAGGGAGCGGTGGAGTGATTGAGAGCTGTGAATGAGGACACCATCCCACTTTGGTCGCTAAAGGCAGAGGAGAAGGCAGAGAAGGACGGGACCATAGGTGGACTCGGTGAGTTTAGCGTTGTGAATGTGGGAAGCATTGAGGTGCTGGGAACACCAAAACTGGGAAGCATTGGAGAGTTTAAAGGGTCAGCATAGACCGGGGGAGGCATATTTGAGGTATTTGACGGATATGAAGGTGCCACTGGATGAATGCTGTCAGTTTCCGCCGCATATACGGGCGACATGAGCGCACTTGTGGTGCTGAGTGGTGTGAATGTGGGTACCACTTGAGTGTCTGTGGCATTCAGCGGCGTGAACGTGGACATAAGCGGTTGACTGGTGTGGATCAGATTTGTATTAGGAGAACATAATGGCATGTAGCTTAAAGGCAACTCTGGGGTGTATGGATTTGGTTCTTGCGGTGGGTCGGCCATACaataattttcattttctttcagtTGGTTCGGAGGCCCTGATGACAAGCTACAACCCGCCGACGCATCATTCAAATCCGTCCTTCGGACTTCCTCTATCAGTCTCTTTGGCTTCAAAGCTCTGCCATTCTGATTCCCTACCTCTTTATGTTGGTTACGTCTACGTATGGTCTGGATACTGTTGTGCACATAGTTTTTCACATCAGTCCAGGATCTGCCAACCAGATCCGGTTCGGCGGCAATGCAGGCGTTACAGTCCTTCTTGCCGGGAACCTTCATCCTTTTTAGAAAATCACTCATGCGATGTTTGACGGCGGCCTGCTCACGTTCGCTCCACGGTCGTCTCTTCACGACAGCTTTGGACGGTGTtcctaaaaaagaagaaatcgtCATATTGTTCAAATTTGAAAGAATACAAATCTTAATCTAATCTGAATAGAACAGAAAAACCCTACAGATTACAATTGTGCACAGTGGTGGGAAAGGCCCTTCTACAAGGTAAATAAATTTACTGAATGGGTTTATTTAAATCTTTTTAGTAGGagtgtatttttctttatggattaaaaaaaatattcgtgGTGATTTATCCAAAACCTTtccgaatttatttaaattcCAATAACATGGACCCAAGCAACGAGCAACACTCTAGATGAGgtcaagcagttcagaaaatgtcaCTCATTGGAAACGTGGTTTAGCTATGCGATGCATGAACACAAAATTAAAGATGCTCACCTTTCACGGCCGCGTTAGCTGGAACTGCCGGTCGCATGCGGTCTAACTGGAGCAAGTGTTTACTGGCTTCCTCCAACTGTGATGCGGTTTTGGTCAAAGCGTAGCACTCCTGGCTACTCTTTCCAAGGAGCCCAGCCACTCGATCCAGCTCGCGTTGGCTGAGGCTCATGAGTTGCCAGCAGCAGGCGATTTGCTCCCTGAGCACCGGTGACAGGAGTGCTTCAGGGTTCTTCACGCCACATTCTACCGCCGCCCTTCGAAAGCAGTCCAGCCCTCGGATGAATGAGTGGCCTTCAGTTCGGGCAAAGAGGTATGGGTTGCTTTTGGACACCCCAGCGTCTTGGCGGTTTTCTACCAGCTGGTCCAGTGATGAAGTCATCCTTCCCGTAAGCAGGACCAACATGTTCCTGCCGAACTGACCCTCCAGTTCCACCCGAGTTAAATGTCCACTGACCTCAATCTCCAGTTTGGTGCATTTCTTGATTTGATCAGCCGAGGGTAGAAAGGCACCCCAGATCTTTTTGCCGGCGTATGTTTGCAAGAGGAGCCGGCCGATGTTACCCACACGCGTTCTGTTGAAAAGGCAAACATCGGCCAGTGTGGCCTCGCTTAGTTTCTTCCAGTTAGCCACGCTGGGATTGTGCTTCAGCTCCCGCCTGGCTTCATCACCCTCATCAACGACGAACCGGTGGAGTTTGATCAAGTCCTCTGTCACACCGGACGCATCTAACTCTACCATCTGAACCTCTGGTTTGGAGGATGAAGACGCTAAGGACCTGCGAGAAAAGCGCTGGCTCCATTTATTGTCTAGTAACTGTATGAAGGCCCTCACCTCGCTCTCTGTCACCCGGTTTTCGGTCATGCGGCTCTCGCCAAATGCTATCTCAGCAGCTCGTTTCAAGGAGTAGCCAATTTTGGACACCAGAGAAAAGGTTTTGAACCGACTGCAACTGGGATCAAAGCCGCTGGCTTTTTTGGCCCCTTCCACTGTCAATTCAAACTTGGACGGAGAGCACAGTTGGTGCAGGTATTGCACACTACCATCCAGCTCGTTGATGGCGATCATGAACCGGCCCAGCTGTCGCATCTTCTGTCCAACATAGGCAAACTGAGACTTGTCGTGGCCATACTTGGCCAACAAGGCGCTGCCGTATTTGCAAATGAGTGGGTCATGGACAATGTGTCGGGCGATGTTGTCCTGGTGCATGGTGCGGATGATCTCCCTGCAGCCGTCTGTCAAGAACTCTGACATGGGCAGTAGGTGTGAGGTTGCGCTCTGTCCTGCGGTTTCTACGTTTGGAGCTTCGGAAGATTGGTCATTACCCTTCCTGGCTTTACAGGATTGCTCGTGACGCCACAGGTCAGTTTTGCGGTAAAAGGTGAAGCAGTGCTGGCAGGGGAGAAAGTCCCGTACACATATTTTAGGACTCTTCACCTCTGTCTGAGTGACAACCTTCTCTTCTCCCCCTTTCCGTAGAGCTTTGGCACGTTGCTCGTAATCACCCTTGTCGCGGATTTGGTCTAGCAAGGTCTGTCTGACTTTGGAGCCCCTGGGGAAGTGAATGGCGTGGGCCACTCCGGTTTCCTCGGCGTGTTTCTTCTCCAAGTGCTTCTCCAGTTGAGTGAAAGGCTTTtggcagtaaaaacaaaaatgctttttacatGGTTCCTTTTGCTCTTCCTCATCCGTACTGGATTCCGTATGGATCACCTTCCTGCACGTCCGTTGACTGGACCGGGTCGGCAGTTTGATTTCAATGGTTTTCCTCCGGCGGCATGTCGTCGCTCTGCCGTCCTCTTTTGTCGTCTCCTCAGATGAAACTGACGCTAAATTGTTTTTCTCCTCACTCCTGTCAGGTTTGACATTTCCTCCCGTTTGGTTGCAGTCCCTCCCATCTGCCATTTGGTTGGGAACATCAAATGTCGAACTGTCAACATTTGGACCCTCTGATTTGAAGGTTTCTGTTCCTTGACCCGAACAGAGTTCTGATTCCAGCACACTATTCTGAAGGGTTTCTTCCGTGCTGGAAGTCCTGCCCTCTTGAGGACCGTTTAACAAGTGTGACATAAAAATATCATCCCCAGGACTTCTCTTGTC
The Festucalex cinctus isolate MCC-2025b chromosome 11, RoL_Fcin_1.0, whole genome shotgun sequence DNA segment above includes these coding regions:
- the mphosph8 gene encoding M-phase phosphoprotein 8 isoform X2; the encoded protein is MEGQVVKMEPVDSEQDEEENVYEVERIIDMRVEEGEVLYRVRWKGYCSDDDTWEPEGHLEDCREVLLAFKKAATEVKKESEDRKPILSLPMKSDVFDADSESDSDKDRPTNNMPVVKKKKKKKKSRELQLEDEEEEPPRKDKKKKKKKDKWRDEVKPLPAPETDEDEEEKTTEMKKRLIESEDEDDVPPKKVKKEKCKDGKHRKERGGEEPKKKKSRKEYSIASSDEDLSEGLSDSSVKKEKPRPDEHRSKPKQKPDVKLKGIKDVFQDKKSKLKESSLLKLKSLTSSKVREDAGPPSSDSSDSSGLQRKGKSKSQEAMPPAKATPAATKPREDEAAKEDPKGSTNLFETFLLSCQDKDRAPRRPPPDKSASKPSKILGKIEKIKSVKESPTLKEPERTEKSKQPEAVSRPGQGYGFSLDSDELEGENAASKLRAGDDSRERKPDESQTRPSWDRKGPPEDRKKRREDSEPRHFMASDDHVDQQPMEATDKSDKAPATLSLGMDLNLDWMTLDDFQKHLNGDDEILSGPPLSPSELRDAVKSGDYVAVKLALNSKEEYNLDQEACTTTGEKRSFDKRSPGDDIFMSHLLNGPQEGRTSSTEETLQNSVLESELCSGQGTETFKSEGPNVDSSTFDVPNQMADGRDCNQTGGNVKPDRSEEKNNLASVSSEETTKEDGRATTCRRRKTIEIKLPTRSSQRTCRKVIHTESSTDEEEQKEPCKKHFCFYCQKPFTQLEKHLEKKHAEETGVAHAIHFPRGSKVRQTLLDQIRDKGDYEQRAKALRKGGEEKVVTQTEVKSPKICVRDFLPCQHCFTFYRKTDLWRHEQSCKARKGNDQSSEAPNVETAGQSATSHLLPMSEFLTDGCREIIRTMHQDNIARHIVHDPLICKYGSALLAKYGHDKSQFAYVGQKMRQLGRFMIAINELDGSVQYLHQLCSPSKFELTVEGAKKASGFDPSCSRFKTFSLVSKIGYSLKRAAEIAFGESRMTENRVTESEVRAFIQLLDNKWSQRFSRRSLASSSSKPEVQMVELDASGVTEDLIKLHRFVVDEGDEARRELKHNPSVANWKKLSEATLADVCLFNRTRVGNIGRLLLQTYAGKKIWGAFLPSADQIKKCTKLEIEVSGHLTRVELEGQFGRNMLVLLTGRMTSSLDQLVENRQDAGVSKSNPYLFARTEGHSFIRGLDCFRRAAVECGVKNPEALLSPVLREQIACCWQLMSLSQRELDRVAGLLGKSSQECYALTKTASQLEEASKHLLQLDRMRPAVPANAAVKGTPSKAVVKRRPWSEREQAAVKHRMSDFLKRMKVPGKKDCNACIAAEPDLVGRSWTDVKNYVHNSIQTIRRRNQHKEVGNQNGRALKPKRLIEEVRRTDLNDASAGCSLSSGPPNQLKENENYCMADPPQEPNPYTPELPLSYMPLCSPNTNLIHTSQPLMSTFTPLNATDTQVVPTFTPLSTTSALMSPVYAAETDSIHPVAPSYPSNTSNMPPPVYADPLNSPMLPSFGVPSTSMLPTFTTLNSPSPPMVPSFSAFSSAFSDQSGMVSSFTALNHSTAPSYPTSPPKTSMSAQVVPTVHRSSVHDEVAPTSPVHQKPSHKQTPSTTKPQKRHKRLWSTEEQVAVRRQFGDLCKLVKVPGKKDCDACLAAEPALSSRTWREVKYYVHNNIQSMKRRGLVPAMPKLTEEPKQELQTPASNAEWDGPVYLSL
- the mphosph8 gene encoding M-phase phosphoprotein 8 isoform X1, whose product is MEGQVVKMEPVDSEQDEEENVYEVERIIDMRVEEGEVLYRVRWKGYCSDDDTWEPEGHLEDCREVLLAFKKAATEVKKESEDRKPILSLPMKSDVFDADSESDSDKDRPTNNMPVVKKKKKKKKSRELQLEDEEEEPPRKDKKKKKKKDKWRDEVKPLPAPETDEDEEEKTTEMKKRLIESEDEDDVPPKKVKKEKCKDGKHRKERGGEEPKKKKSRKEYSIASSDEDLSEGLSDSSVKKEKPRPDEHRSKPKQKPDVKLKGIKDVFQDKKSKLKESSLLKLKSLTSSKVREDAGPPSSDSSDSSGLQRKGKSKSQEAMPPAKATPAATKPREDEAAKEDPKGSTNLFETFLLSCQDKDRAPRRPPPDKSASKPSKILGKIEKIKSVKESPTLKEPERTEKSKQPEAVSRPGQGYGFSLDSDELEGENAASKLRAGDDSRERKPDESQTRPSWDRKGPPEDRKKRREDSEPRHFMASDDHVDQQPMEATDKSDKAPATLSLGMDLNLDWMTLDDFQKHLNGDDEILSGPPLSPSELRDAVKSGDYVAVKLALNSKEEYNLDQELFKDSIFTATVPGDQDLQGRLKVDKKQACTTTGEKRSFDKRSPGDDIFMSHLLNGPQEGRTSSTEETLQNSVLESELCSGQGTETFKSEGPNVDSSTFDVPNQMADGRDCNQTGGNVKPDRSEEKNNLASVSSEETTKEDGRATTCRRRKTIEIKLPTRSSQRTCRKVIHTESSTDEEEQKEPCKKHFCFYCQKPFTQLEKHLEKKHAEETGVAHAIHFPRGSKVRQTLLDQIRDKGDYEQRAKALRKGGEEKVVTQTEVKSPKICVRDFLPCQHCFTFYRKTDLWRHEQSCKARKGNDQSSEAPNVETAGQSATSHLLPMSEFLTDGCREIIRTMHQDNIARHIVHDPLICKYGSALLAKYGHDKSQFAYVGQKMRQLGRFMIAINELDGSVQYLHQLCSPSKFELTVEGAKKASGFDPSCSRFKTFSLVSKIGYSLKRAAEIAFGESRMTENRVTESEVRAFIQLLDNKWSQRFSRRSLASSSSKPEVQMVELDASGVTEDLIKLHRFVVDEGDEARRELKHNPSVANWKKLSEATLADVCLFNRTRVGNIGRLLLQTYAGKKIWGAFLPSADQIKKCTKLEIEVSGHLTRVELEGQFGRNMLVLLTGRMTSSLDQLVENRQDAGVSKSNPYLFARTEGHSFIRGLDCFRRAAVECGVKNPEALLSPVLREQIACCWQLMSLSQRELDRVAGLLGKSSQECYALTKTASQLEEASKHLLQLDRMRPAVPANAAVKGTPSKAVVKRRPWSEREQAAVKHRMSDFLKRMKVPGKKDCNACIAAEPDLVGRSWTDVKNYVHNSIQTIRRRNQHKEVGNQNGRALKPKRLIEEVRRTDLNDASAGCSLSSGPPNQLKENENYCMADPPQEPNPYTPELPLSYMPLCSPNTNLIHTSQPLMSTFTPLNATDTQVVPTFTPLSTTSALMSPVYAAETDSIHPVAPSYPSNTSNMPPPVYADPLNSPMLPSFGVPSTSMLPTFTTLNSPSPPMVPSFSAFSSAFSDQSGMVSSFTALNHSTAPSYPTSPPKTSMSAQVVPTVHRSSVHDEVAPTSPVHQKPSHKQTPSTTKPQKRHKRLWSTEEQVAVRRQFGDLCKLVKVPGKKDCDACLAAEPALSSRTWREVKYYVHNNIQSMKRRGLVPAMPKLTEEPKQELQTPASNAEWDGPVYLSL